A genomic region of Fusobacterium russii ATCC 25533 contains the following coding sequences:
- a CDS encoding DNA-deoxyinosine glycosylase, with the protein MKTIIEHPIPATYDKNSKILILGSFPSVKSREYGYFYGHPQNRFWKVISAIFDDKFPETKEEKRKFLLKHRIAAWDVIASCEIKGSSDSSITNVKVNDLREILENSKIQKIFVNGKKAAELYKKYTEPLIKIQAITLPSTSPANAAWNLDKLISAWELIKI; encoded by the coding sequence ATGAAAACAATTATAGAACATCCAATACCGGCAACTTATGATAAAAACTCAAAAATTTTAATACTGGGTTCTTTTCCTTCAGTTAAATCAAGGGAATATGGCTACTTTTATGGACATCCGCAAAATAGGTTTTGGAAGGTTATATCAGCTATTTTTGATGACAAATTCCCAGAAACAAAAGAAGAAAAAAGAAAATTTCTACTAAAACATCGTATTGCAGCTTGGGATGTAATTGCTTCATGTGAAATAAAGGGTTCATCTGATAGTAGCATTACAAATGTAAAGGTAAATGATTTGAGAGAAATACTTGAAAATTCAAAAATTCAAAAAATTTTTGTAAATGGGAAAAAAGCGGCAGAGCTATATAAGAAGTATACAGAGCCTTTAATAAAAATTCAAGCAATAACACTTCCCTCAACAAGCCCTGCAAATGCAGCTTGGAACTTAGATAAACTTATAAGTGCATGGGAACTTATAAAAATTTAG
- a CDS encoding DMT family transporter, whose protein sequence is MKKELKGALLVCLAASMWGFDGVVLTPRLFHLNVPFVVFILHFIPFVGMSLIFGKKEIKNIKYISRSDLIYFFCIALFGGSLGTLSIVKALFLVNFKHLTVVTLLQKLQPIFAIILARIILGERLKGDYLFWGALALIGGYFLTFQFNLPEINVGENLPLAAFYSLLAAFSFGSATVFGKKILKNASFRTAIYLRYSMTSIIMFIITLFNNGFVALKTVTANEWLVIFIIAGTTGSGAIMLYYLGLRNITAKVSTICELSFPVSSVIFDYLINGNLLSPVQVVSAAIMIFSIYRITKLN, encoded by the coding sequence ATGAAAAAAGAACTTAAAGGAGCTCTTCTTGTATGTTTAGCAGCAAGTATGTGGGGCTTTGACGGAGTAGTTTTAACGCCTAGATTATTTCATCTAAATGTACCATTTGTAGTATTTATTTTACACTTCATTCCTTTTGTAGGAATGTCTTTAATATTTGGGAAGAAAGAAATAAAAAATATTAAATATATAAGCAGAAGTGATTTGATTTATTTCTTTTGTATAGCACTATTTGGAGGAAGTTTAGGAACTTTATCCATAGTAAAAGCTTTATTTTTAGTAAATTTTAAACATTTAACTGTAGTTACGTTATTACAAAAATTACAGCCTATATTTGCAATAATTTTAGCTAGAATTATTTTAGGTGAAAGATTAAAAGGAGATTATTTATTTTGGGGAGCTTTAGCTTTGATAGGAGGATATTTTCTAACATTCCAATTTAATTTACCTGAAATAAATGTTGGAGAAAATCTGCCTCTTGCAGCTTTCTATTCATTACTTGCGGCCTTTTCTTTTGGAAGTGCGACAGTATTTGGTAAAAAAATCTTAAAGAATGCTTCTTTTAGAACAGCAATTTATTTAAGATATTCAATGACATCCATTATTATGTTTATAATAACTCTTTTTAACAATGGTTTTGTAGCACTAAAAACAGTGACAGCAAATGAGTGGTTAGTGATTTTCATAATAGCAGGAACAACAGGAAGTGGAGCTATTATGTTGTATTATCTAGGTTTAAGAAATATAACTGCTAAGGTTTCAACAATTTGTGAGCTTTCCTTTCCTGTTTCTAGTGTGATATTTGATTATCTGATTAATGGGAATTTATTAAGCCCTGTGCAAGTTGTGAGTGCAGCAATAATGATATTTTCAATATATAGAATAACAAAGTTAAATTAA
- a CDS encoding ABC transporter substrate-binding protein, giving the protein MYLSKAMSIKTIVEKYPETIPVFKNIGFKGMENQVVLEKLADISLEKAMMIKKEDVDVFISLLKQAIDGVKRDDNTDKEVSLMGLLPCPVRIPLLEGFEKYLSDNKDIKLKYELKAAYSGLGWIKDEVIDKNDIDKLADMFISAGFDLFFDKDLMGKFKTQGIFKDLTGIEKYNEDFENENISLKDPRGDYSMIGVVPAIFIVNKALLGDREKPLSWEDILKPEFAKSVSLPIADFDLFNSILIHIFKLYGREGVKNLGRSLLSNLHPAQMIEAKEPVVTIMPYFFSKMVPEKGAKEVIWPKEGAIISPIFMLTKADKAKELEKVIKYMSGETVGNVLANQGLFPSVHPKVKNPINGRPMLWIGWDFIYGNDMGKLIKECESLFNEGANEE; this is encoded by the coding sequence ATGTATTTAAGTAAAGCAATGAGTATAAAAACTATAGTAGAAAAATATCCAGAAACAATTCCAGTATTTAAAAATATAGGATTTAAAGGGATGGAAAACCAAGTAGTTTTAGAAAAGCTTGCAGATATATCTTTAGAAAAAGCTATGATGATAAAAAAAGAAGATGTGGATGTATTTATTAGTTTGTTAAAACAAGCCATTGATGGAGTTAAAAGAGATGACAATACTGATAAAGAGGTATCTCTTATGGGGCTTTTACCTTGCCCAGTAAGAATTCCTCTTCTTGAGGGCTTTGAAAAATATCTTTCAGATAATAAGGATATAAAGCTAAAATATGAATTGAAGGCAGCATATTCAGGTTTAGGCTGGATAAAAGATGAAGTTATAGATAAGAATGATATAGATAAATTAGCGGATATGTTTATTTCAGCAGGTTTTGATTTATTTTTTGATAAGGACTTAATGGGAAAATTTAAGACTCAAGGGATATTTAAAGATTTGACAGGTATTGAAAAATATAATGAAGATTTTGAAAATGAAAATATTTCTCTTAAAGATCCAAGAGGGGACTATTCTATGATAGGTGTAGTTCCTGCAATCTTTATAGTAAATAAGGCTTTATTAGGCGATAGGGAAAAACCTTTATCTTGGGAGGATATTTTAAAACCAGAATTTGCAAAATCTGTATCACTACCTATAGCTGACTTTGATTTATTTAACTCAATTCTAATCCATATTTTTAAATTATACGGAAGAGAAGGAGTTAAAAATTTGGGCAGATCTTTACTTTCAAATCTACACCCTGCACAGATGATAGAAGCAAAAGAGCCGGTGGTGACAATTATGCCATATTTCTTCTCAAAGATGGTACCAGAAAAAGGAGCTAAGGAAGTTATTTGGCCAAAAGAGGGAGCTATAATATCGCCAATATTTATGTTGACTAAGGCAGATAAGGCTAAAGAATTGGAGAAAGTTATAAAATATATGAGTGGGGAAACAGTTGGAAATGTACTAGCAAATCAAGGACTGTTTCCAAGTGTACATCCTAAAGTAAAAAATCCGATTAATGGAAGACCTATGTTATGGATAGGCTGGGATTTTATTTATGGCAATGATATGGGGAAATTAATTAAAGAATGTGAAAGTTTATTTAATGAAGGAGCAAATGAAGAATGA
- the ribH gene encoding 6,7-dimethyl-8-ribityllumazine synthase: protein MRILEGKLAGNGIKVAIVAARFNEFITSKLIGGAEDILKRHEVEEKDISLVWVPGAFEIPLAAKKLAASNKYDVIITLGAVIKGSTPHFDYVCAEVSKGVAHVALDSEIPVIFGVLTTNSIEEAIERAGTKAGNKGADAAMTAIEMVNLLKEI, encoded by the coding sequence ATGAGAATATTAGAAGGAAAATTGGCAGGAAACGGAATAAAAGTAGCCATAGTTGCAGCTAGATTCAATGAATTTATAACATCAAAATTAATTGGAGGAGCTGAAGATATTTTAAAAAGACATGAAGTTGAAGAAAAAGATATTTCACTTGTATGGGTACCCGGGGCTTTTGAAATTCCACTTGCAGCTAAAAAATTAGCAGCAAGTAATAAATATGATGTAATAATAACATTAGGTGCTGTAATTAAAGGTTCTACGCCACATTTTGATTATGTTTGTGCTGAAGTATCTAAAGGTGTAGCACATGTGGCTTTAGATTCTGAAATACCAGTAATTTTCGGAGTGCTTACTACAAATTCAATAGAAGAAGCAATCGAAAGAGCAGGAACAAAGGCAGGAAATAAAGGTGCAGATGCTGCAATGACTGCAATAGAAATGGTAAATCTTTTAAAAGAAATTTAG
- a CDS encoding DUF2207 family protein: protein MKRKKFLLILLFLFTSFITFSASYRISNLSIIGVLKKDGSMEVHENIVYDIDEINGILFDIDAKGYGEITSLKVFEDIGEKDGKYKYKEVEPSRYEISENDGLYKIKLYSKNKNNTRAFAFVYKLPEAVKVYDDVAQFNRKMVGQNWQQSISNVLVQIWTPVDKAYDNSKILAFGHGPLTGDIVKENNVIQYSLEDYYPGDFVEAHILMEPEIFSEFNKNNIIHKNMKQELLNMEKELADEANAIREKALKREEALNKLKKHEKSVFGAEVSIWVIIMYYIHRKFKKKNKYKGMYGKYLRELPDDYSPSLAGTIVTDFPNNQEILATLLDLIRRKIVILDEEAGKNKLTLKENVDLTAQEKIIADIYFNDFGNGKSVVLEDIKGSRLPLSVAKKFEKWQYSVLSLLDKKNFTYERLGFLKGGLFFLIGLAFFVGSILHVSVFENPIFMLLALMGFILIISALGVKRPADELQKAKARWGAFKNFLEDYSQLEEAKINSIHLWEQYFVYAVAMGVSEKVVKAYKKALEMGQVPAPSSTNANALGTLSLMDLYSKGSFAKSINNVTRSTYNRSMTSISKSRRSSSSGGGGGFSSGSSGGGGSRGGGGAF, encoded by the coding sequence ATGAAAAGAAAAAAGTTTTTATTAATATTACTTTTTTTGTTTACAAGTTTTATAACGTTTTCAGCTAGTTATAGAATATCAAATCTTTCTATTATTGGAGTTTTAAAAAAAGATGGCTCTATGGAAGTACATGAAAATATAGTATATGACATAGATGAAATTAATGGAATTCTTTTTGACATAGATGCTAAAGGCTATGGAGAAATTACATCTTTAAAAGTTTTTGAAGACATTGGAGAGAAAGATGGAAAGTATAAGTATAAGGAAGTTGAACCTTCCAGATATGAAATAAGTGAGAATGATGGTTTGTATAAAATAAAATTATATTCAAAAAATAAAAATAACACAAGAGCTTTTGCCTTTGTTTATAAATTGCCGGAGGCAGTAAAAGTATATGATGATGTTGCACAATTCAATAGGAAAATGGTAGGGCAAAATTGGCAACAGTCAATATCTAATGTACTTGTACAAATATGGACTCCAGTTGATAAAGCTTATGACAATTCTAAAATACTTGCCTTTGGTCATGGTCCACTTACTGGGGACATTGTAAAAGAAAATAATGTAATTCAATACAGCTTAGAAGATTACTATCCTGGAGATTTTGTTGAAGCACATATACTGATGGAACCTGAGATTTTTTCGGAGTTTAATAAAAATAATATAATTCATAAAAATATGAAGCAAGAACTTTTAAATATGGAGAAGGAACTTGCAGATGAAGCAAACGCCATTAGAGAAAAGGCTCTTAAAAGGGAAGAAGCTTTAAATAAGTTAAAAAAACATGAGAAATCTGTTTTTGGTGCTGAAGTATCTATCTGGGTAATTATTATGTACTATATACATAGAAAATTTAAGAAAAAAAATAAATATAAGGGTATGTATGGTAAGTATTTAAGAGAGTTGCCTGATGATTATTCTCCAAGTTTAGCAGGAACTATAGTAACAGATTTTCCTAATAATCAGGAGATATTAGCAACCTTACTTGATTTAATTAGAAGAAAAATTGTAATTCTTGATGAAGAGGCGGGTAAAAATAAATTAACTCTTAAAGAGAATGTAGATTTAACAGCTCAAGAGAAAATAATTGCGGATATATATTTTAATGATTTTGGAAATGGAAAATCTGTTGTTTTAGAAGATATAAAAGGAAGTAGACTTCCTTTAAGTGTTGCTAAAAAATTTGAAAAATGGCAATATAGTGTTTTATCATTATTGGATAAGAAAAATTTTACTTATGAAAGGCTAGGTTTTTTAAAAGGAGGACTATTCTTTTTAATAGGTTTAGCATTTTTTGTAGGTTCTATTCTTCATGTATCAGTATTTGAAAATCCTATTTTTATGTTATTGGCTTTAATGGGCTTTATATTGATAATTTCAGCTTTAGGTGTAAAAAGACCAGCTGATGAACTACAAAAAGCTAAGGCTAGATGGGGAGCATTCAAAAATTTTTTAGAGGATTATTCACAACTTGAAGAAGCTAAAATAAATTCAATTCATTTATGGGAACAGTATTTTGTCTATGCTGTTGCAATGGGAGTATCGGAGAAAGTTGTAAAAGCATATAAAAAAGCTTTGGAAATGGGACAAGTACCAGCTCCGTCATCAACCAATGCAAATGCTTTAGGAACATTATCACTTATGGATTTGTATTCTAAAGGAAGTTTCGCAAAAAGTATAAATAATGTCACTAGAAGTACTTATAACCGTTCAATGACAAGCATTTCAAAAAGCAGAAGATCTAGTTCGTCTGGTGGTGGTGGCGGTTTTAGCTCTGGCTCATCAGGTGGTGGCGGCTCTCGTGGTGGCGGTGGAGCATTTTAA
- a CDS encoding bifunctional 3,4-dihydroxy-2-butanone-4-phosphate synthase/GTP cyclohydrolase II, with the protein MIQTIEAALEDIKKGIPVIVVDDENRENEGDLFLAAEKANYDGIDFMAKYGRGLICAPLAEDYAKRLFLEQMTANNTDAKCTAFTVSVDYKYGTTTGISIADRLLTIQKLADENVKAEDFTRPGHIFPLTAKKGGVIERQGHTEAAVDLCKIAGLAPVGVICEILNEDGTMSRMPDLEIFAKEHNLKIITIEDLIKYRKKTEQLMRIEVETNMPTDSGTFRMVGFENNIDGKEHIALVKGDVKNKEAVPVRIHSECFTGDILGSLRCDCGSQLKTAMRRIEKQGLGIVLYLRQEGRGIGLLNKMRAYNLQEQGLDTLDANLHLGFGADMRDYAVAAQMLKALKVKSVKLITNNPLKIEGLREYGIEVIEREEIEIEHNKVNRLYLKTKKDRMGHLLKLK; encoded by the coding sequence ATGATTCAGACAATAGAAGCAGCATTGGAGGATATAAAAAAAGGTATTCCTGTAATTGTTGTTGATGATGAAAATAGGGAAAATGAGGGAGATTTATTTTTAGCTGCCGAAAAAGCTAATTATGATGGAATTGATTTTATGGCAAAATATGGAAGAGGACTTATTTGTGCACCCCTTGCAGAAGACTATGCTAAAAGATTATTCTTAGAACAGATGACAGCTAATAATACAGATGCTAAATGTACAGCTTTTACAGTAAGTGTTGATTATAAATATGGGACAACTACAGGAATTTCAATAGCTGACAGGCTTCTAACAATTCAAAAATTAGCAGATGAAAATGTAAAGGCAGAAGATTTTACAAGACCGGGCCACATATTCCCATTGACAGCTAAAAAAGGTGGAGTTATTGAAAGACAAGGGCATACTGAGGCAGCAGTTGATCTATGTAAAATAGCAGGTTTAGCTCCCGTTGGGGTTATTTGTGAAATTTTAAATGAAGATGGAACAATGTCAAGAATGCCAGACTTGGAAATATTTGCAAAAGAGCACAATCTAAAAATCATAACTATAGAAGATTTGATAAAATACAGAAAAAAAACGGAACAACTTATGAGAATAGAAGTAGAAACAAATATGCCAACTGATAGCGGTACATTCAGGATGGTAGGCTTTGAAAATAATATAGATGGAAAAGAGCATATAGCACTTGTTAAAGGCGATGTAAAAAATAAGGAGGCAGTACCTGTAAGAATACATTCAGAGTGTTTTACAGGGGATATTTTAGGTTCACTAAGATGTGATTGTGGTTCACAATTAAAGACTGCTATGAGAAGAATAGAAAAACAAGGTCTAGGAATAGTTTTATATTTAAGGCAAGAAGGAAGGGGTATAGGTCTTCTAAATAAAATGAGAGCTTATAATTTGCAAGAACAAGGCTTAGATACTTTAGACGCAAATTTACATCTTGGTTTTGGTGCAGATATGAGAGATTATGCAGTGGCAGCCCAGATGTTAAAAGCATTGAAAGTAAAATCTGTTAAACTTATAACTAATAATCCATTGAAAATAGAAGGTTTACGAGAATATGGAATTGAGGTTATAGAAAGAGAAGAAATTGAAATTGAACATAACAAAGTAAATAGATTATATTTGAAAACTAAAAAAGATAGAATGGGTCATCTATTAAAACTTAAATAA
- the ribD gene encoding bifunctional diaminohydroxyphosphoribosylaminopyrimidine deaminase/5-amino-6-(5-phosphoribosylamino)uracil reductase RibD, whose protein sequence is MNDKDYMEKAIELAKLGEGRVNPNPLVGAVVVKNGKIVGEGWHKKYGDSHAEVYALEMAGKEAEGAVLYITLEPCSHYGKTPPCVKKIVDSGIKKCFVSVLDPNPLVSGKGIKYLKEVGIEVEIGLLADKSYEINRVFFKYITKKIPYLFLKCGITLDGKIATRSGNSKWITNEIAREKVQKLRTKYMGIMIGINTVLKDNPSLDSRCENPRNPFRIVIDPNFDIEKNAKLLNFRDNKAILIVSKKNEKDKKEKIKEFEKMNVKFIYLVGDKFKMEDILKELGKLAIDSVLLEGGSTLISNAFKEGVIDGGEIFIAPKILGDKEAIPFINGFEFENINEIFKLPNPKFNLYGDNISVEFFK, encoded by the coding sequence ATGAATGATAAAGATTATATGGAAAAAGCTATTGAACTAGCCAAATTAGGAGAAGGGCGAGTAAATCCCAATCCTTTAGTTGGTGCAGTTGTAGTAAAAAACGGAAAAATAGTTGGTGAGGGTTGGCATAAAAAATATGGAGATTCACATGCGGAAGTTTATGCCTTAGAAATGGCAGGAAAAGAAGCGGAGGGAGCAGTTCTTTATATTACCTTGGAGCCTTGTTCACATTATGGAAAAACTCCACCCTGTGTTAAAAAAATAGTTGATAGTGGAATAAAAAAATGTTTTGTATCAGTTTTAGATCCCAATCCTTTGGTATCGGGAAAGGGAATAAAATACCTAAAGGAAGTTGGTATAGAAGTTGAGATAGGACTTTTAGCTGATAAGTCCTACGAAATAAACAGAGTATTTTTTAAGTACATTACAAAAAAAATTCCTTATTTATTTTTGAAATGTGGGATAACATTGGACGGAAAAATTGCAACGAGAAGTGGCAATTCAAAATGGATAACAAATGAGATAGCAAGAGAAAAAGTTCAGAAACTGAGAACTAAATATATGGGGATAATGATTGGAATAAATACTGTTTTAAAGGATAACCCAAGTTTAGATTCAAGATGTGAGAATCCAAGAAATCCATTTAGAATAGTTATAGATCCCAATTTTGACATAGAAAAAAATGCAAAACTTTTAAATTTTAGAGACAATAAAGCCATACTTATAGTATCTAAAAAAAATGAAAAAGATAAAAAGGAAAAAATTAAAGAATTTGAAAAAATGAATGTAAAGTTTATTTATCTAGTAGGAGATAAATTTAAAATGGAGGATATTCTAAAGGAACTTGGTAAATTAGCTATAGATTCAGTTCTTTTAGAGGGAGGAAGTACATTAATTTCCAATGCTTTTAAAGAAGGTGTAATAGATGGGGGCGAGATATTTATAGCTCCTAAAATTTTAGGGGATAAGGAAGCAATACCTTTTATAAATGGTTTTGAATTTGAAAATATAAATGAGATTTTTAAATTACCAAATCCTAAATTTAATCTTTATGGAGATAATATTTCTGTTGAATTTTTTAAATAG
- a CDS encoding riboflavin synthase, which translates to MFTGLVEEIGEVISVSKTDKSIKIKIKANKVLKDVKIGDSIATNGVCLTVVEYSDKHFIADCMFETMKRSNLKNLKSGDMINLEKSITLSTPLGGHLVTGDVDCEAEIIAITKEGIAKIYEIRIEKKYMKYIVEKGRVTIDGASLTVMLLKDESFGVSLIPHSQDAITLGAKKVGDIVNIETDLIGKYIERFYFFANQDEKKENRITKEFLLENGF; encoded by the coding sequence ATGTTTACAGGCTTAGTAGAAGAAATAGGAGAAGTGATATCTGTAAGTAAAACAGATAAATCTATTAAAATAAAAATTAAAGCAAATAAGGTTTTAAAAGATGTAAAAATAGGAGATAGTATTGCAACAAACGGAGTCTGCCTAACTGTCGTTGAATATTCAGATAAGCACTTTATAGCAGATTGTATGTTTGAAACTATGAAAAGATCCAATTTAAAAAACTTAAAATCAGGCGATATGATAAATTTAGAAAAATCAATTACTCTTTCAACTCCTTTAGGTGGACATCTTGTTACAGGAGATGTGGACTGTGAGGCTGAAATAATTGCTATTACAAAAGAGGGGATAGCAAAAATTTATGAAATAAGAATAGAAAAAAAGTATATGAAATATATAGTTGAAAAGGGAAGAGTTACAATTGATGGTGCAAGTTTAACTGTAATGCTTTTAAAAGATGAAAGTTTTGGGGTTTCATTGATTCCACATAGTCAGGATGCAATAACATTAGGGGCTAAAAAAGTTGGGGACATAGTAAATATAGAAACAGACTTAATAGGCAAATATATAGAAAGATTTTATTTTTTTGCAAATCAAGATGAAAAGAAAGAAAATAGGATAACCAAAGAATTTTTACTAGAAAATGGTTTTTAG
- a CDS encoding LemA family protein, whose product MAILGIVLGIIVVLGVLAISYKNKFVVLDNRVKNAWSQIDVQLENRFNLIPNFVETVKGYAKHEKETFDGIARARSNFQNATTPEAKMEANNQLTGFLGRLFAVSEAYPELKANTSFENLQAQLVELENKIRFARQFYNDTVTEYNQTIQMFPASIFAGLFNYRLAELFKADDIARITPQVNF is encoded by the coding sequence ATGGCAATATTGGGCATAGTATTAGGAATAATAGTAGTTTTAGGTGTTTTGGCAATAAGTTATAAAAATAAGTTTGTAGTTTTGGATAATAGAGTGAAAAATGCTTGGAGTCAAATTGATGTACAGTTAGAAAATAGATTTAACTTAATTCCAAATTTTGTAGAAACTGTGAAAGGCTATGCAAAGCATGAGAAGGAAACTTTTGATGGGATAGCAAGAGCTAGATCAAACTTCCAAAATGCAACAACACCTGAAGCAAAAATGGAAGCTAACAATCAATTAACTGGATTTTTAGGAAGATTATTTGCTGTTTCAGAAGCTTATCCTGAACTAAAGGCAAATACAAGCTTTGAAAATTTACAAGCTCAGTTAGTTGAACTTGAAAATAAAATTAGATTTGCACGTCAATTCTATAATGACACTGTGACAGAATATAACCAAACAATTCAAATGTTTCCGGCAAGTATTTTTGCAGGTTTATTTAACTATCGTTTAGCAGAGTTATTTAAAGCGGATGATATAGCAAGAATAACACCACAAGTTAATTTTTAA
- a CDS encoding GTP-binding protein yields the protein MKLITVSGPPSSGKTSLIIKTIESFKQKGLKVGIVKFDCLYTDDDVLYEKVGVPVKKGLSGSVCPDHFFASNIEEVVQWGKKNELDLLITESAGLCNRCSPYLKDIKAVCVIDNLSGINTPRKIGPMLKLADVVVITKGDIVSQAEREVFASRVQAVNPKAAIIHINGLTGQGTYEFASLIMDENEEIDTVMERKLRFPLPSAVCSYCLGETRIGNTYQLGNIRKINFDE from the coding sequence ATGAAACTTATAACAGTGTCAGGACCACCATCATCTGGGAAAACATCACTTATCATAAAAACAATAGAAAGTTTTAAGCAGAAGGGATTGAAAGTGGGCATAGTCAAATTCGACTGTCTATATACAGATGATGATGTACTATATGAAAAAGTGGGAGTACCGGTAAAAAAAGGTTTATCAGGTTCAGTTTGTCCTGATCATTTCTTTGCAAGTAATATAGAAGAAGTGGTGCAATGGGGTAAAAAAAATGAACTAGATTTATTGATAACAGAGAGTGCTGGATTATGTAACAGATGTTCTCCATATTTAAAAGATATAAAGGCAGTTTGTGTAATAGATAATTTAAGTGGAATAAATACTCCAAGAAAGATAGGACCAATGTTAAAGCTTGCAGATGTAGTTGTGATAACAAAGGGAGATATAGTTTCTCAAGCTGAAAGAGAAGTATTTGCCTCAAGAGTACAGGCAGTTAATCCTAAAGCGGCAATCATTCATATAAATGGTTTAACAGGTCAAGGAACTTATGAATTTGCAAGCTTAATAATGGATGAGAATGAAGAGATAGATACAGTTATGGAAAGAAAATTGAGATTTCCTCTTCCTTCAGCAGTATGCTCATATTGCTTAGGAGAAACTAGAATAGGGAATACTTATCAGTTAGGGAATATTAGAAAAATTAATTTTGATGAATAG